A stretch of Bubalus bubalis isolate 160015118507 breed Murrah chromosome 19, NDDB_SH_1, whole genome shotgun sequence DNA encodes these proteins:
- the PRKAA1 gene encoding 5'-AMP-activated protein kinase catalytic subunit alpha-1 isoform X1, which produces MRRLSSWRKMATAEKQKHDGRVKIGHYILGDTLGVGTFGKVKVGKHELTGHKVAVKILNRQKIRSLDVVGKIRREIQNLKLFRHPHIIKLYQVISTPSDIFMVMEYVSGGELFDYICKNGRLDEKESRRLFQQILSGVDYCHRHMVVHRDLKPENVLLDAHMNAKIADFGLSNMMSDGEFLRTSCGSPNYAAPEVISGRLYAGPEVDIWSSGVILYALLCGTLPFDDDHVPTLFKKICDGIFYTPQYLNPSVISLLKHMLQVDPMKRATIKDIREHEWFKQDLPKYLFPEDPSYSSTMIDDEALKEVCEKFECSEEEVLSCLYNRNHQDPLAVAYHLIIDNRRIMNEAKDFYLATSPPDSFLDDHHLTRPHPERVPFLVAETPRARHTLDELNPQKSKHQGVRKAKWHLGIRSQSRPNDIMAEVCRAIKQLDYEWKVVNPYYLRVRRKNPVTSTYSKMSLQLYQVDSRTYLLDFRSIDDEITEAKSGTATPQRSGSVSNYRACQRNDSDAEAQGKSSEASLTSSVTSLDSSPVELTPRPGSHTIEFFEMCANLIKILAQ; this is translated from the exons TTGGCAAACATGAATTGACTGGGCATAAAGTTGCTGTGAAGATACTGAATCGGCAGAAGATTCGAAGCCTTGATGTAGTAGGAAAAATCCGCAGAGAAATTCAGAACCTCAAGCTTTTCAGGCATCCTCATATAATTAAACT GTACCAGGTCATCAGTACACCATCTGATATTTTCATGGTGATGGAATATGTCTCAGGAGGAGAGCTATTTGATTATATCTGTAAAAATGGAAGG CTGGATGAAAAAGAAAGTCGACGACTGTTCCAACAAATCCTTTCTGGTGTGGATTACTGTCACAGGCATATGGTGGTCCACAGAGATTTGAAACCTGAAAACGTCCTGCTTGATGCACACATGAATGCAAAGATAGCTGATTTTG GTCTTTCAAACATGATGTCAGATGGTGAATTTTTAAGAACAAGTTGTGGCTCACCCAACTATGCTGCACCAGAAGTAATTTCAGGAAG ATTGTATGCTGGTCCAGAGGTAGATATATGGAGCAGTGGGGTTATTCTGTATGCTTTATTATGTGGAACCCTTCCGTTTGATGATGATCACGTGCCAACTCTTTTTAAGAAGATATGTGATGGGATCTTTTATACCCCTCAATATTTAAATCCTTCTGTGATTAGCCTTTTGAAACATATGCTGCAGGTGGATCCCATGAAGAGAGCCACAATCAAAGATATCAG GGAACATGAATGGTTTAAACAGGACCTTCCAAAATATCTCTTTCCTGAGGATCCATCATATAGCTCAACCATGATTGATGATGAAGCCTTAAAAGAAGTATGTGAAAAATTTGAATGCTCAGAGGAGGAGGTTCTCAGCTGCCTTTATAACAGAAATCACCAGGACCCTTTGGCAGTTGCCTACCACCTTATAATAGATAACAGGAGGATAATGAACGAGGCCAAAGATTTTTACTTGGCAACAAGCCCACCAGATTCATTTCTCGACGATCACCACTTGACCCGGCCCCATCCTGAAAGAGTACCATTCTTGGTTGCTGAAACTCCCAGGGCGCGCCATACCCTCGATGAATTAAATCCACAGAAATCCAAACACCAAGGTGTAAGGAAAGCAAAATGGCATTTGGGAATTAGAAGTCAAAGTCGGCCAAATGATATCATGGCAGAAGTTTGTAGAGCAATTAAACAACTGGATTATGAATGGAAG GTTGTAAACCCGTATTATTTGCGTGTTCGGAGGAAGAATCCTGTGACAAGTACATACTCCAAAATGAGTCTGCAGTTATACCAAGTGGATAGTAGAACGTATTTATTGGATTTCCGAAGTATTGATG atGAAATTACTGAAGCCAAATCAGGGACTGCTACGCCACAGAGATCGGGCTCAGTTAGCAACTATCGAGCTTGCCAAAGGAATGATTCAGATGCTGAGGCTCAAGGAAAATCCTCAGAAGCTTCTCTTACCTCATCTGTAACCTCACTTGACTCTTCTCCTGTTGAATTAACTCCAAGACCTGGAAGTCACACAATAGAATTTTTTGAGATGTGCGCGAATCTAATTAAAATTCTTGCACAGTAA
- the PRKAA1 gene encoding 5'-AMP-activated protein kinase catalytic subunit alpha-1 isoform X2 produces the protein MVMEYVSGGELFDYICKNGRLDEKESRRLFQQILSGVDYCHRHMVVHRDLKPENVLLDAHMNAKIADFGLSNMMSDGEFLRTSCGSPNYAAPEVISGRLYAGPEVDIWSSGVILYALLCGTLPFDDDHVPTLFKKICDGIFYTPQYLNPSVISLLKHMLQVDPMKRATIKDIREHEWFKQDLPKYLFPEDPSYSSTMIDDEALKEVCEKFECSEEEVLSCLYNRNHQDPLAVAYHLIIDNRRIMNEAKDFYLATSPPDSFLDDHHLTRPHPERVPFLVAETPRARHTLDELNPQKSKHQGVRKAKWHLGIRSQSRPNDIMAEVCRAIKQLDYEWKVVNPYYLRVRRKNPVTSTYSKMSLQLYQVDSRTYLLDFRSIDDEITEAKSGTATPQRSGSVSNYRACQRNDSDAEAQGKSSEASLTSSVTSLDSSPVELTPRPGSHTIEFFEMCANLIKILAQ, from the exons ATGGTGATGGAATATGTCTCAGGAGGAGAGCTATTTGATTATATCTGTAAAAATGGAAGG CTGGATGAAAAAGAAAGTCGACGACTGTTCCAACAAATCCTTTCTGGTGTGGATTACTGTCACAGGCATATGGTGGTCCACAGAGATTTGAAACCTGAAAACGTCCTGCTTGATGCACACATGAATGCAAAGATAGCTGATTTTG GTCTTTCAAACATGATGTCAGATGGTGAATTTTTAAGAACAAGTTGTGGCTCACCCAACTATGCTGCACCAGAAGTAATTTCAGGAAG ATTGTATGCTGGTCCAGAGGTAGATATATGGAGCAGTGGGGTTATTCTGTATGCTTTATTATGTGGAACCCTTCCGTTTGATGATGATCACGTGCCAACTCTTTTTAAGAAGATATGTGATGGGATCTTTTATACCCCTCAATATTTAAATCCTTCTGTGATTAGCCTTTTGAAACATATGCTGCAGGTGGATCCCATGAAGAGAGCCACAATCAAAGATATCAG GGAACATGAATGGTTTAAACAGGACCTTCCAAAATATCTCTTTCCTGAGGATCCATCATATAGCTCAACCATGATTGATGATGAAGCCTTAAAAGAAGTATGTGAAAAATTTGAATGCTCAGAGGAGGAGGTTCTCAGCTGCCTTTATAACAGAAATCACCAGGACCCTTTGGCAGTTGCCTACCACCTTATAATAGATAACAGGAGGATAATGAACGAGGCCAAAGATTTTTACTTGGCAACAAGCCCACCAGATTCATTTCTCGACGATCACCACTTGACCCGGCCCCATCCTGAAAGAGTACCATTCTTGGTTGCTGAAACTCCCAGGGCGCGCCATACCCTCGATGAATTAAATCCACAGAAATCCAAACACCAAGGTGTAAGGAAAGCAAAATGGCATTTGGGAATTAGAAGTCAAAGTCGGCCAAATGATATCATGGCAGAAGTTTGTAGAGCAATTAAACAACTGGATTATGAATGGAAG GTTGTAAACCCGTATTATTTGCGTGTTCGGAGGAAGAATCCTGTGACAAGTACATACTCCAAAATGAGTCTGCAGTTATACCAAGTGGATAGTAGAACGTATTTATTGGATTTCCGAAGTATTGATG atGAAATTACTGAAGCCAAATCAGGGACTGCTACGCCACAGAGATCGGGCTCAGTTAGCAACTATCGAGCTTGCCAAAGGAATGATTCAGATGCTGAGGCTCAAGGAAAATCCTCAGAAGCTTCTCTTACCTCATCTGTAACCTCACTTGACTCTTCTCCTGTTGAATTAACTCCAAGACCTGGAAGTCACACAATAGAATTTTTTGAGATGTGCGCGAATCTAATTAAAATTCTTGCACAGTAA
- the PRKAA1 gene encoding 5'-AMP-activated protein kinase catalytic subunit alpha-1 isoform X3: MVVHRDLKPENVLLDAHMNAKIADFGLSNMMSDGEFLRTSCGSPNYAAPEVISGRLYAGPEVDIWSSGVILYALLCGTLPFDDDHVPTLFKKICDGIFYTPQYLNPSVISLLKHMLQVDPMKRATIKDIREHEWFKQDLPKYLFPEDPSYSSTMIDDEALKEVCEKFECSEEEVLSCLYNRNHQDPLAVAYHLIIDNRRIMNEAKDFYLATSPPDSFLDDHHLTRPHPERVPFLVAETPRARHTLDELNPQKSKHQGVRKAKWHLGIRSQSRPNDIMAEVCRAIKQLDYEWKVVNPYYLRVRRKNPVTSTYSKMSLQLYQVDSRTYLLDFRSIDDEITEAKSGTATPQRSGSVSNYRACQRNDSDAEAQGKSSEASLTSSVTSLDSSPVELTPRPGSHTIEFFEMCANLIKILAQ; encoded by the exons ATGGTGGTCCACAGAGATTTGAAACCTGAAAACGTCCTGCTTGATGCACACATGAATGCAAAGATAGCTGATTTTG GTCTTTCAAACATGATGTCAGATGGTGAATTTTTAAGAACAAGTTGTGGCTCACCCAACTATGCTGCACCAGAAGTAATTTCAGGAAG ATTGTATGCTGGTCCAGAGGTAGATATATGGAGCAGTGGGGTTATTCTGTATGCTTTATTATGTGGAACCCTTCCGTTTGATGATGATCACGTGCCAACTCTTTTTAAGAAGATATGTGATGGGATCTTTTATACCCCTCAATATTTAAATCCTTCTGTGATTAGCCTTTTGAAACATATGCTGCAGGTGGATCCCATGAAGAGAGCCACAATCAAAGATATCAG GGAACATGAATGGTTTAAACAGGACCTTCCAAAATATCTCTTTCCTGAGGATCCATCATATAGCTCAACCATGATTGATGATGAAGCCTTAAAAGAAGTATGTGAAAAATTTGAATGCTCAGAGGAGGAGGTTCTCAGCTGCCTTTATAACAGAAATCACCAGGACCCTTTGGCAGTTGCCTACCACCTTATAATAGATAACAGGAGGATAATGAACGAGGCCAAAGATTTTTACTTGGCAACAAGCCCACCAGATTCATTTCTCGACGATCACCACTTGACCCGGCCCCATCCTGAAAGAGTACCATTCTTGGTTGCTGAAACTCCCAGGGCGCGCCATACCCTCGATGAATTAAATCCACAGAAATCCAAACACCAAGGTGTAAGGAAAGCAAAATGGCATTTGGGAATTAGAAGTCAAAGTCGGCCAAATGATATCATGGCAGAAGTTTGTAGAGCAATTAAACAACTGGATTATGAATGGAAG GTTGTAAACCCGTATTATTTGCGTGTTCGGAGGAAGAATCCTGTGACAAGTACATACTCCAAAATGAGTCTGCAGTTATACCAAGTGGATAGTAGAACGTATTTATTGGATTTCCGAAGTATTGATG atGAAATTACTGAAGCCAAATCAGGGACTGCTACGCCACAGAGATCGGGCTCAGTTAGCAACTATCGAGCTTGCCAAAGGAATGATTCAGATGCTGAGGCTCAAGGAAAATCCTCAGAAGCTTCTCTTACCTCATCTGTAACCTCACTTGACTCTTCTCCTGTTGAATTAACTCCAAGACCTGGAAGTCACACAATAGAATTTTTTGAGATGTGCGCGAATCTAATTAAAATTCTTGCACAGTAA